A part of bacterium genomic DNA contains:
- a CDS encoding DUF5989 family protein gives MEIIKGIITRFGIMGELIGFLWQRKLWWLIPMVVVLLLFALLLIFAQSSAVGPFIYTLF, from the coding sequence ATGGAGATAATTAAAGGAATAATTACAAGGTTTGGGATAATGGGCGAATTGATAGGATTTCTTTGGCAAAGAAAACTTTGGTGGCTTATTCCCATGGTTGTTGTTTTGCTCCTCTTCGCTTTGCTTCTTATCTTTGCCCAATCAAGTGCGGTTGGTCCTTTTATCTACACCTTATTCTGA
- a CDS encoding carbamoyltransferase C-terminal domain-containing protein, translated as VNCLYKETGLKKLCIAGGVALNSVANGRVLKKTQFEELYIQPQAGDGGGALGAALYAYHSLLGKERSFVMEHAFWGKEYSFGEIKEFLDKNNIPYEYIEDDERLFERIVGYLQNDKVVGWFQGRFEWGPRALGNRSILADPRKAKMKDIVNIKIKFREPFRPFAPSVLVEETSKYFNLSNPSLHYPARFMLYVVDVLEDKRDIIPAITHVDGTGRLQTVFKETNPKYYRLIEKFKSATGIPLILNTSFNLKGEPIVNTPEDAFNTFSKSGMDVLVLEKFIVRKNGDN; from the coding sequence GTAAATTGCCTTTATAAAGAGACAGGTCTTAAAAAGCTCTGCATTGCTGGAGGCGTTGCCTTAAATAGCGTCGCCAATGGAAGGGTATTAAAAAAGACGCAATTTGAGGAATTATATATTCAGCCGCAGGCAGGCGATGGTGGAGGTGCATTGGGAGCAGCCTTATATGCCTATCATAGCCTCCTTGGAAAGGAAAGGAGCTTTGTGATGGAGCATGCATTTTGGGGAAAGGAATATAGCTTTGGAGAAATAAAGGAATTCCTTGACAAAAATAATATTCCTTACGAATATATTGAGGATGATGAGAGATTGTTTGAAAGAATTGTTGGCTATCTTCAAAATGATAAGGTTGTAGGATGGTTTCAAGGAAGATTTGAATGGGGTCCTCGGGCATTGGGAAATAGGTCAATCCTTGCAGATCCCAGAAAGGCAAAGATGAAGGATATTGTGAATATAAAGATAAAGTTTAGAGAGCCATTTAGGCCCTTCGCACCATCTGTTCTGGTGGAAGAAACAAGCAAATATTTTAACCTTTCTAATCCATCATTGCATTATCCTGCAAGGTTTATGCTTTATGTGGTAGATGTTTTAGAAGACAAAAGGGATATTATTCCTGCAATTACCCATGTGGATGGAACAGGAAGGCTTCAGACTGTATTTAAGGAGACAAACCCAAAGTATTATAGGCTTATTGAAAAGTTTAAAAGCGCAACAGGCATTCCCCTGATTTTAAATACATCCTTTAATCTAAAGGGAGAGCCTATTGTTAATACGCCAGAGGATGCTTTTAACACATTTAGTAAAAGTGGAATGGATGTATTGGTGCTTGAGAAATTTATAGTAAGAAAAAATGGAGATAATTAA
- a CDS encoding carbamoyltransferase N-terminal domain-containing protein: protein MYILGISCFYHDASAGLLKDGMLVACCEEERFTRKKHDYDFPINSILFCLDMAGIKASDLDYIVFYEKPFIKFERILMNSFQVFPKGWKVFREAMLTWLLDKLWIKNIIRSKLGVDENKILFIEHHLSHAASCFFCSPFDEAAILTIDGVGEWTTATMGIGKDKEIILKKELHFPHSLGLLYSAFTAFLGFEVNEGEYKVMGMAPFGKPNYVDKVEKLIALNNDGSFSLNMDYFSFHYSPDKTFSPKFESLFGKPRDPKSHFFTKESGFPIYFGEKPGNFEELCEENQYYADIAA from the coding sequence ATGTATATATTAGGCATCTCTTGCTTTTACCACGATGCATCAGCCGGCCTCCTTAAAGATGGAATGTTGGTTGCCTGTTGTGAGGAGGAAAGATTCACCAGAAAAAAGCATGATTATGATTTTCCTATAAACTCTATCCTTTTTTGCCTTGATATGGCAGGAATAAAAGCTTCTGACCTAGATTACATTGTCTTCTATGAAAAGCCATTCATCAAATTTGAAAGGATTCTTATGAATTCTTTTCAAGTCTTTCCTAAGGGATGGAAGGTATTTAGAGAGGCAATGCTAACCTGGCTATTAGATAAGCTTTGGATAAAGAATATTATAAGAAGCAAATTGGGGGTAGATGAAAATAAAATTTTGTTTATTGAACACCATCTTTCACATGCTGCATCTTGCTTTTTTTGCTCGCCATTTGATGAGGCAGCTATATTAACCATTGATGGGGTTGGAGAATGGACAACCGCAACCATGGGAATAGGAAAAGATAAAGAGATTATTTTAAAAAAGGAGCTCCATTTTCCACATTCCTTAGGTCTTCTATACTCTGCATTTACAGCATTTTTAGGGTTTGAGGTGAATGAGGGTGAATACAAGGTTATGGGAATGGCACCATTTGGAAAGCCAAATTATGTAGATAAGGTAGAGAAACTTATCGCTCTAAACAATGATGGTTCATTTTCCCTTAATATGGATTATTTTTCTTTCCATTATTCACCAGATAAGACATTTAGCCCTAAATTTGAATCCCTTTTTGGAAAACCAAGAGATCCGAAATCTCATTTCTTTACCAAAGAATCTGGATTTCCCATATATTTTGGAGAAAAACCAGGAAATTTTGAAGAGCTTTGTGAAGAAAACCAATACTATGCTGATATAGCCGC
- a CDS encoding GDSL-type esterase/lipase family protein — MGKARYFRSKEAILKKNLLISFFSIILLLFGLELITRIYAYSIGKGFIEKPKSFISSFFTIYDWPAPYKKAKWYIFKKGEQIVKKKEKNEKRIICFGGSTTLYGAPPPFIEKRGAFYTRGLSYPQCLKKKLQDKYPNLKIRVLNAGGDGFSSAHTLVNLALRNVELKPDIITVYHNINDLSCNYYGKEILSDYSNKYLTFDFLTYRHRTGFWGSLMKYSFLMRFVNSRTGFFRFKDVDKNRDFHAGMEFFKNNLINIVAIAKANNIFPILMTQGAKKSQREDLGFKSYNQIIEDIAKKENVGLIKIADFLDDDSYFVDEVHLSSKGVEKVSSLLYDYLASNKCIY, encoded by the coding sequence ATGGGTAAAGCCCGATATTTTAGAAGCAAGGAGGCAATTTTGAAGAAGAATCTCTTAATTAGCTTTTTCTCTATTATACTCCTCCTTTTCGGGTTGGAGCTAATTACAAGGATATATGCATATTCTATTGGAAAGGGCTTTATAGAAAAACCCAAGTCATTTATAAGCAGCTTTTTTACTATCTATGATTGGCCTGCTCCCTACAAAAAAGCAAAGTGGTATATATTCAAAAAAGGAGAGCAGATTGTTAAAAAAAAGGAAAAAAATGAAAAAAGGATAATCTGCTTTGGAGGTTCAACAACCCTGTATGGAGCACCTCCTCCATTTATCGAAAAAAGAGGGGCTTTTTACACAAGGGGTTTATCTTATCCTCAATGTTTAAAGAAGAAATTGCAAGATAAATATCCAAACCTAAAGATTAGGGTATTAAATGCAGGTGGAGATGGATTTTCCTCTGCCCATACATTGGTGAACCTTGCCTTAAGAAATGTAGAGCTTAAGCCTGACATTATCACTGTTTATCACAATATCAATGATTTGTCTTGTAATTACTACGGAAAGGAGATTTTATCTGATTATTCAAATAAATATTTAACCTTTGATTTCCTTACATATAGACATAGGACAGGATTTTGGGGAAGCCTAATGAAATACTCATTCTTAATGAGGTTTGTAAATTCAAGGACAGGATTTTTTAGGTTTAAGGATGTAGATAAAAATAGGGATTTTCATGCTGGAATGGAGTTTTTTAAAAATAATCTAATAAACATTGTAGCAATTGCAAAGGCAAATAATATCTTTCCTATTCTTATGACCCAGGGGGCAAAGAAATCACAAAGAGAGGATTTGGGGTTTAAATCTTACAATCAAATTATAGAAGATATTGCAAAAAAGGAAAATGTGGGGCTTATTAAAATAGCAGATTTTCTTGATGATGATAGCTATTTTGTTGATGAGGTCCATCTTTCTAGCAAGGGGGTTGAAAAGGTTTCTTCCCTTCTCTATGACTATCTCGCCTCAAATAAATGTATATATTAG
- the ruvB gene encoding Holliday junction branch migration DNA helicase RuvB: MKEITSPEAFIEEKESENSLRPKDFSEFIGQNKLVENLKIFIEAAKKRNEQLDHILFSGPPGLGKTTLAGIINREMGSNILSTSGPILERPGDLASILTALKEFDCLFIDEIHRINKAVSELLYSAMEDFRIDILLGKGASARSIKLSLPRFTLIGATTRQGLLASPLRNRFGISEVVSFYSEDELFSIILRSSKILNIETEEDAACIIAKRSRGTPRIANRLLRRIRDYAQVKGKGKITEDIASEGLMRLEVDRFGLDSMDRRILDILINKFQGRAIGIKTLTASLEEDESTISEVYEPYLLRIGFIERTPKGRKATESAINYLSFKK, translated from the coding sequence ATGAAAGAAATAACATCACCAGAGGCTTTTATAGAGGAAAAGGAGAGCGAGAATTCCTTAAGACCAAAGGATTTTTCTGAGTTTATAGGCCAAAACAAGCTTGTTGAGAACCTCAAGATATTTATTGAGGCAGCAAAGAAAAGGAATGAGCAGCTAGACCATATCCTTTTTTCAGGTCCACCTGGCTTGGGAAAGACAACCCTGGCAGGGATTATAAACAGAGAGATGGGAAGCAACATTCTTTCCACATCAGGGCCCATATTGGAGCGTCCCGGAGATTTAGCATCTATTCTTACCGCCCTAAAGGAATTTGATTGCCTATTTATTGATGAAATACACAGGATAAACAAGGCTGTTTCTGAGCTTTTATACTCTGCTATGGAGGATTTTAGGATTGATATTTTGCTTGGAAAGGGTGCATCTGCAAGGAGTATAAAGCTCTCCCTTCCAAGATTTACCCTGATTGGAGCTACAACAAGGCAGGGATTGCTTGCATCGCCATTAAGGAATAGGTTTGGAATATCAGAGGTTGTTTCTTTCTATTCAGAAGATGAGCTTTTTTCCATTATTCTTCGCTCTTCCAAAATTTTGAATATAGAAACAGAAGAAGATGCAGCTTGCATAATAGCAAAGAGGTCAAGGGGAACACCAAGGATTGCAAATAGGCTTTTAAGAAGAATAAGGGATTATGCACAGGTAAAGGGGAAAGGAAAGATAACAGAAGATATTGCAAGCGAAGGGCTAATGAGGCTTGAGGTTGATAGATTTGGGCTTGATTCTATGGATAGGAGGATTCTTGATATTTTGATAAATAAATTCCAAGGAAGGGCTATTGGAATAAAAACCCTGACTGCCTCTTTAGAGGAGGATGAAAGCACCATAAGCGAGGTATATGAACCATATTTATTAAGGATAGGATTTATAGAGAGAACACCAAAGGGAAGAAAGGCAACAGAATCTGCAATAAATTATCTCTCTTTTAAAAAATGA
- a CDS encoding peptidoglycan DD-metalloendopeptidase family protein yields MPIFIRNKIGLFVLLIPLIALARIEDERDRLLKIEDEIKKIETSLKATKEKKGKALSRIDKISKNQKIKKENLKSLEKDIKKISKRIEITEERITGLTNEISKKKRGLSIVVRGLFDYKTSKNPFWEDKEKGELLGILIDDLFLSIEERELEKKKEVVKKEGLGVVFNKTKDEKKKVISEVKKQELEIALQNKALSEIKKDEEQLQKRINKLKSDQKKLEALIKRLEAQRKTTREERPSKPVGSLIWPTKSRNIAREFGRYTHPKTGTIIFNKGIDISAPLGSSVFAVSNGEVVYADYFMGYGKLIMIDHNGSLYSLYGHLDSLNVSTGQKVAKGDVIGSVGKSGDAEIPTLHFEIRLDGKPQDPLDWIR; encoded by the coding sequence TTGCCTATTTTTATCAGAAATAAGATAGGGCTATTTGTTTTGCTAATCCCTTTAATTGCTTTGGCAAGGATTGAGGATGAAAGGGATAGGCTTTTAAAAATTGAGGATGAAATTAAAAAAATAGAAACAAGCCTTAAAGCAACAAAGGAGAAAAAGGGAAAGGCTTTAAGCAGGATAGATAAAATCTCCAAAAACCAAAAGATAAAAAAGGAAAACCTTAAAAGTTTAGAAAAGGATATAAAAAAGATTTCAAAGAGGATAGAGATTACAGAGGAAAGAATAACAGGGCTTACGAATGAGATTTCTAAAAAAAAGAGGGGGCTTTCCATTGTAGTAAGAGGGCTTTTTGACTACAAAACATCCAAAAATCCATTTTGGGAAGATAAAGAAAAAGGGGAATTGTTAGGCATCTTGATAGATGACCTCTTTCTTTCAATAGAGGAAAGGGAATTAGAAAAAAAGAAAGAGGTTGTAAAAAAAGAAGGATTGGGTGTGGTTTTTAATAAAACAAAGGATGAAAAGAAAAAGGTTATCTCTGAGGTAAAAAAGCAAGAGTTGGAGATTGCCTTGCAAAACAAGGCTTTATCAGAAATAAAAAAGGATGAAGAGCAATTGCAAAAAAGGATAAATAAGCTAAAATCTGACCAGAAAAAGCTTGAGGCATTAATTAAAAGGCTTGAGGCACAAAGAAAGACAACAAGGGAAGAAAGACCTTCAAAGCCTGTAGGTTCCCTTATCTGGCCAACAAAAAGCAGAAATATAGCAAGGGAATTTGGAAGATATACCCATCCCAAAACAGGAACAATAATTTTCAACAAGGGCATAGATATATCCGCTCCTTTGGGCTCCTCTGTTTTTGCTGTCTCTAATGGTGAGGTTGTCTATGCCGATTATTTTATGGGTTATGGAAAGCTCATTATGATTGACCATAATGGCTCACTCTATAGCCTCTATGGCCACCTTGATAGCCTTAATGTAAGCACAGGACAAAAGGTAGCAAAGGGGGATGTAATAGGTTCGGTTGGAAAATCGGGGGATGCTGAAATCCCAACCTTGCATTTTGAGATAAGGCTGGATGGAAAACCACAAGACCCATTGGATTGGATAAGATAG